A part of Chryseobacterium arthrosphaerae genomic DNA contains:
- a CDS encoding M1 family metallopeptidase: protein MNFKLPALVSAVAVLMFSGPAYAQETPKYDYVEAFKPFFYPQMGSETRSASGQPGHAYWQNSADYHLNVSLNENKKEITGTAEITYTNNSPDQLGFLWLQLDQNLFSRDSRGNGVVPLSGSRNGAHGEEFDGGYTIKSVKLDGKAVKYTITDTRMQIDLPKELKAKGGVARIAIEYSFISPEYGSDRMGVQETKNGKIFTMAQWYPRMCVYDDVMGWNTLPYLGASEFYLEYGNITANITVPANHYVVASGELLNEKEVYSKEEVSRWNQARNSDKTVMIRPESEIGKNNSSGTKTWKFKITQTRDFAWASSAGFILDAAKINLPSGKKSLAISAYPVESAGDKAWGRSTEYTKAAIEHYSQKWYEYTYPAATNVAGNEGGMEYPGIVFCHMDSKGEDLWGVTDHEFGHNWFPMIVGSNERLFAWMDEGFNTFINGLSTEAFNKGEYHRKRDLAKTGGFLMGDNLEPVMVGPDNMKERNIGALAYYKPGAGLAVLREAVLGPEKFDKAFRTYINRWAFKHPTPWDFFHTMENVSGEELNWYWRGWFLNKWKIDQAVKDVKYINGDFKNGVRITVENLGQLPMPTTVQVKFKDGTSKTVKIPVEVWKRNTEWTFKVDSGKEIDEVKLDPASVVPDINPKNNSMTPA from the coding sequence ATGAATTTCAAACTTCCAGCCCTTGTTTCAGCAGTTGCAGTTTTGATGTTTTCAGGACCGGCATATGCACAGGAAACTCCGAAATATGATTATGTAGAAGCATTCAAACCTTTCTTTTATCCTCAGATGGGTTCAGAAACCCGTTCTGCAAGTGGTCAGCCCGGTCATGCCTATTGGCAGAACTCGGCAGACTATCATTTGAACGTCAGCCTGAATGAAAATAAAAAAGAAATTACGGGTACCGCAGAAATCACTTACACCAATAACAGCCCCGATCAATTAGGTTTTCTTTGGTTACAGCTGGATCAGAACCTGTTTTCCAGAGATTCCCGTGGAAACGGAGTCGTACCGCTTTCAGGAAGCAGAAACGGAGCGCACGGTGAGGAATTTGACGGAGGATATACCATTAAATCAGTAAAACTTGATGGCAAAGCGGTAAAATACACCATTACAGATACCAGAATGCAGATAGACCTGCCTAAAGAGCTGAAAGCAAAAGGAGGTGTGGCCAGAATCGCCATCGAGTATTCTTTTATTTCTCCGGAATACGGTTCAGACAGGATGGGAGTACAGGAAACAAAGAACGGGAAGATCTTTACCATGGCACAGTGGTATCCGAGAATGTGCGTATATGATGATGTAATGGGCTGGAACACTCTGCCTTATCTGGGAGCTTCAGAATTTTATCTGGAATATGGAAATATTACAGCCAATATTACAGTGCCGGCCAATCATTATGTGGTAGCATCCGGAGAGCTTCTGAATGAAAAGGAAGTCTACAGCAAAGAGGAAGTCAGCAGATGGAATCAGGCCAGAAACAGTGACAAAACAGTGATGATACGTCCTGAATCTGAAATCGGGAAAAATAATTCTTCCGGAACAAAGACCTGGAAATTTAAAATTACGCAGACCAGGGATTTTGCCTGGGCTTCTTCAGCCGGATTTATCCTGGATGCGGCAAAAATTAACCTTCCAAGCGGAAAAAAATCATTGGCCATCTCAGCTTATCCCGTTGAAAGCGCAGGGGATAAAGCCTGGGGAAGATCTACAGAATATACAAAAGCAGCGATAGAGCATTACTCGCAGAAATGGTATGAATATACGTATCCGGCAGCTACCAATGTTGCAGGAAACGAAGGCGGAATGGAGTATCCGGGAATTGTTTTCTGTCATATGGATTCAAAAGGAGAAGATCTTTGGGGAGTAACGGATCATGAATTCGGGCACAACTGGTTTCCTATGATCGTAGGCTCTAACGAAAGATTATTTGCATGGATGGATGAAGGTTTCAATACCTTTATCAACGGACTTTCTACGGAAGCTTTTAATAAAGGTGAATATCACAGAAAAAGAGATCTGGCAAAAACAGGAGGTTTTCTGATGGGAGATAATCTGGAGCCCGTTATGGTAGGGCCTGATAATATGAAGGAAAGAAACATCGGAGCTCTGGCCTATTATAAACCAGGAGCAGGGCTGGCTGTTTTGAGAGAGGCAGTTCTCGGACCTGAAAAATTTGACAAGGCGTTCAGAACCTATATCAACCGTTGGGCTTTCAAACATCCTACACCATGGGATTTCTTCCATACGATGGAAAATGTTTCGGGAGAAGAACTGAACTGGTACTGGAGAGGATGGTTTTTAAATAAATGGAAAATTGATCAGGCTGTTAAAGATGTAAAATACATTAACGGAGACTTCAAAAACGGAGTACGGATTACCGTTGAAAACCTTGGACAGCTTCCAATGCCTACAACAGTACAGGTAAAATTCAAAGACGGCACTTCAAAAACAGTGAAAATTCCTGTTGAAGTCTGGAAGAGAAATACAGAATGGACTTTCAAAGTAGATTCCGGCAAAGAGATCGATGAGG
- a CDS encoding SDR family oxidoreductase — protein MSLYTQPMLREGALKDKVAIVTGGGSGLGKAMTKYFLELGAHVVITSRNLEKLQATAKELEDETGGKVLCVACDVRNWDEVEAMKEAALKEFGKIDILLNNAAGNFISPTEKLTHSAFDSILDIVLKGTKNCTLSVGKHWIDAKTPGTVLNIVTTYAWTGSAYVVPSACAKAGVLAMTRSLAVEWAKYGIRFNAIAPGPFPTKGAWDRLLPGDLQEKFDMKKKVPLRRVGEHQELANLAAYLVSDYSAYMNGEVVTIDGGEWLQGAGEFNMLEAIPKEMWDALEAMIKAKKSN, from the coding sequence ATGAGTCTATATACACAGCCGATGCTTCGTGAAGGGGCACTGAAAGATAAAGTAGCGATTGTAACAGGAGGCGGAAGCGGCCTTGGAAAAGCAATGACCAAATACTTTCTCGAATTGGGTGCCCATGTGGTCATTACCTCCAGAAATCTTGAAAAGTTACAGGCAACGGCTAAAGAACTGGAAGACGAAACAGGGGGAAAGGTACTTTGTGTAGCTTGTGACGTGAGAAACTGGGATGAGGTGGAAGCCATGAAAGAAGCAGCGTTGAAAGAATTCGGGAAGATTGATATCCTGTTGAATAATGCTGCCGGAAACTTTATCTCGCCAACAGAAAAACTGACTCATTCTGCATTCGACTCTATCCTTGATATTGTTTTAAAAGGAACAAAAAACTGTACCCTTTCAGTAGGAAAACACTGGATAGATGCTAAAACTCCGGGAACCGTTCTGAATATTGTAACAACTTATGCCTGGACAGGTTCAGCATATGTAGTGCCATCAGCCTGCGCAAAGGCGGGGGTTTTGGCAATGACCAGATCCTTAGCGGTGGAATGGGCTAAATACGGGATCCGTTTCAATGCCATTGCTCCGGGACCATTCCCTACAAAAGGAGCGTGGGACAGACTTCTTCCCGGTGATCTCCAGGAAAAATTCGATATGAAAAAGAAAGTTCCGTTGAGAAGGGTAGGAGAACATCAGGAGCTTGCTAATCTTGCTGCCTACCTGGTGTCAGATTATTCAGCTTATATGAACGGGGAAGTGGTAACCATTGATGGCGGTGAATGGCTTCAGGGAGCAGGAGAATTCAATATGCTTGAAGCAATTCCGAAAGAAATGTGGGATGCTCTGGAAGCAATGATTAAAGCTAAAAAGTCGAATTAA
- a CDS encoding DUF1573 domain-containing protein, with translation MKKLKITALLAVLAFSPFYANILTTDAPSLVKMVADAIKWKSESIDVGNIPQGKAKLIRFEFTNTSSKPIIIQNVAPSCGCTTADYTKTPIQPGKKGFVEASYNAAAAGPFMKTVNVTTSESKTPKTLSFKGTVVS, from the coding sequence ATGAAAAAATTAAAAATTACCGCTCTTTTAGCTGTTCTGGCATTTTCTCCGTTCTATGCGAATATACTTACGACAGATGCACCTTCCCTTGTAAAAATGGTGGCAGATGCCATTAAGTGGAAGTCAGAATCTATAGATGTGGGCAATATTCCTCAGGGAAAAGCGAAGCTGATCAGATTTGAATTTACCAATACAAGTTCAAAACCGATCATTATACAAAATGTAGCCCCTTCATGCGGATGTACAACCGCTGATTATACCAAAACTCCTATCCAGCCGGGGAAAAAAGGATTTGTAGAAGCAAGTTATAATGCTGCTGCTGCAGGGCCGTTTATGAAAACAGTAAACGTTACCACGAGTGAGAGCAAAACACCTAAGACACTTTCATTCAAAGGAACAGTTGTTTCCTAG
- a CDS encoding sensor histidine kinase, protein MGIKKLNIIISLGFVAIIGILIAQLLWTRQAYNLEDKKFNQTVNIALLEVVEKLSGGKTSFTESPIQNISNDYYVVNINNEFHPTVLEYYLKTEFNRFQINTNYVYALYNCHSDRMIYGKYVSTHQKSTNKTVNFPKHKNLVYYFSIRFPDKATYLISSLRFWYILTFALIIILLVYVYSIYTIIQQKKFSELQRDFINNMTHEFKTPLSSILLASEALTKQDTIKENPKLKTYTSIITDQSYKLNNHIEKILNIAKTDASGLSLKLQRIVLLPFITEIADSIQQKNENLNIRIELDDTDVILADEFHFTNIIYNILDNSIKYCDTAPDILISSFKDSKGLHLKFKDNGIGIPSKNMPHIFDKFYRINTQKSDEVNGFGLGLFYVKKVVQQHNWKISVENNTDKGITITLFLPFVN, encoded by the coding sequence ATGGGAATCAAAAAACTTAATATCATCATCAGCCTTGGGTTTGTTGCTATCATCGGAATTCTGATAGCTCAGCTTCTCTGGACCCGGCAGGCATATAATCTTGAAGATAAAAAGTTTAACCAAACCGTGAATATTGCATTGCTGGAAGTAGTAGAAAAACTGTCAGGAGGAAAGACATCCTTTACAGAAAGTCCTATACAGAATATTTCCAATGACTATTATGTAGTCAATATCAACAATGAATTCCATCCCACAGTACTTGAGTATTATCTGAAGACAGAATTTAACAGGTTTCAGATCAATACCAACTATGTTTATGCATTATATAATTGCCATAGTGACAGGATGATCTACGGAAAGTATGTTTCCACCCATCAGAAAAGTACCAATAAAACGGTTAACTTTCCGAAGCATAAGAATCTGGTCTATTATTTTTCTATACGCTTTCCGGATAAAGCTACCTATCTCATCAGCTCTTTACGGTTTTGGTATATCCTGACATTCGCCCTGATTATCATCCTTCTTGTATATGTATATTCAATTTATACCATTATTCAGCAGAAAAAATTCTCAGAGCTTCAAAGGGATTTTATCAATAATATGACGCATGAGTTCAAAACTCCCCTATCTTCCATACTTCTGGCATCGGAAGCGCTTACCAAGCAGGATACCATCAAGGAAAATCCTAAACTGAAGACCTATACTTCCATTATTACCGACCAGAGTTATAAGCTCAATAATCATATTGAAAAAATATTAAATATTGCAAAAACCGATGCATCCGGACTGTCCCTGAAACTCCAGAGAATTGTATTACTCCCCTTCATCACGGAAATTGCAGACTCTATACAACAGAAAAATGAAAACCTCAACATCCGGATAGAACTTGATGATACCGATGTCATCCTTGCAGATGAATTTCACTTTACCAATATCATCTACAATATTCTGGACAACTCCATAAAGTATTGTGATACGGCCCCTGATATTCTGATCTCTTCCTTTAAAGACTCAAAAGGGCTGCATTTAAAATTTAAAGATAACGGAATTGGAATTCCTTCTAAAAACATGCCTCATATCTTTGATAAATTTTACAGGATAAATACCCAAAAAAGTGATGAAGTGAACGGTTTTGGACTGGGGCTTTTCTATGTAAAAAAAGTCGTCCAGCAGCATAACTGGAAAATATCGGTTGAAAATAATACGGATAAAGGAATTACAATTACCTTATTTTTACCGTTTGTAAATTAA
- a CDS encoding response regulator transcription factor — translation MEKSKILYAEDDETIAFLIQDSLETYYDISCYPDGKSALEAFNTRNFDICLLDIMMPGINGFELAQYIRDKNTEIPIIFISAKALKEDRIKGLKIGADDYLVKPFSIEELILKIEVFLKRTRKTNTHPLQYKVGKYNFDPKNYTLQDSANTITLTQRESELLLYFIRHKNTVVKRQEILKAIWGDDDYFMGRSLDVFISRLRKVFVNEENISIENLHGIGFRFSEK, via the coding sequence ATGGAAAAATCTAAAATTCTATATGCCGAAGATGATGAGACGATCGCTTTCCTGATTCAGGACAGCCTGGAAACGTATTATGACATTTCCTGTTATCCTGATGGAAAATCTGCCCTGGAAGCTTTCAATACCCGGAATTTTGACATCTGCCTTTTAGATATTATGATGCCCGGCATCAACGGATTTGAGCTGGCCCAGTACATCCGTGATAAAAATACAGAGATTCCCATCATCTTTATTTCTGCCAAAGCATTGAAGGAAGACCGGATCAAAGGGTTGAAAATAGGTGCAGATGATTATCTTGTAAAGCCCTTCAGTATTGAAGAACTCATCCTGAAAATTGAAGTTTTTCTGAAACGCACCAGAAAGACGAACACTCATCCATTACAGTATAAAGTAGGGAAATATAATTTCGATCCTAAAAATTACACTTTACAGGATTCAGCCAATACCATTACTCTTACCCAAAGGGAATCTGAGCTGTTGCTATACTTTATCCGCCACAAAAATACGGTTGTAAAAAGACAGGAAATTCTGAAAGCGATCTGGGGAGATGACGATTATTTTATGGGAAGAAGTCTGGATGTATTTATTTCGAGGCTGAGAAAGGTATTTGTAAATGAAGAAAATATTTCCATAGAAAACCTTCACGGAATAGGTTTCCGGTTCTCTGAAAAATAA
- a CDS encoding GH92 family glycosyl hydrolase, producing the protein MKKTGSTIFLSLLFFATTFKAQKFEKLYQYVNPLIGTEKMGHTYPGATAPFGAVQLSPETDTISYELNGKYNGEVYKYCAGYRYEDKTIAGFSSTHFSGTGHSDLGDFLIMPTVGKLQLNPGTASHPENGYRSRFSHQNETAEAGYYKVKLDDHNILAELTATTRVGVHRYTFPKSDQAHIILDLMAGIYNYDGKNIWTYARVENGNTITGYRQTNGWARTRTVYFAMKFSKPFKAYGQKNYDEKQVYKGFWRKFDQTKNFPEIAGKNLKMYFDFDTQENEAIEVRLSISPVSQSNALENLEKETGNLSFDQVKAQTQETWNKELNKIIIKGSDTEKTNFYTAMYHTFINPTTYMDVNGEYKGLDQNIHKATGFTHYTTFSLWDTYRALHPLFNIIQPKRNGDMVKSMMAHYNQFSMKMLPIWSHYANDNWCMSGYHSVSVVADAIIKGNYNGDPKEALKACVETANKRDYEGIGQYIDLGYIPAEKNGTSVSNTLEYAYDDWAIAQLAKHLGETEVYNQFIKRSENWKNNFDPTIGFMRPRLADGSFKKDFDILSTHGQGFIEGNSWNYSFFVPQNPDELIKMMGGKKKFATKLDELFTMHLPDEFFADTEDITREGIIGGYVHGNEPAHHVAYLYNWAGQPWKTQAQIRRILEMQYKATSDGLGGNDDAGQMSAWYILSTLGFYPVAPGSEDYSIGSPAIDHAVLNLENGKVFEIEAIHQNPKNIYVQKVLLNGKEIKDFTLKHSDIVKGGKLTFYMGNKAKK; encoded by the coding sequence ATGAAAAAAACCGGGTCTACTATTTTTCTTTCATTATTGTTTTTTGCTACAACTTTCAAGGCTCAAAAATTTGAAAAGCTGTATCAATATGTAAATCCACTGATCGGAACTGAAAAAATGGGACATACTTATCCCGGCGCTACCGCTCCTTTTGGAGCTGTACAGCTGAGTCCTGAAACAGATACCATTTCTTATGAGCTGAACGGCAAATACAATGGTGAGGTTTATAAATACTGTGCAGGCTACCGTTATGAAGATAAAACAATTGCAGGCTTCAGCTCTACCCACTTCAGCGGTACGGGCCATTCTGACCTCGGAGATTTTCTTATCATGCCTACCGTAGGAAAACTACAGCTTAATCCGGGTACAGCTTCTCATCCCGAAAACGGTTACAGAAGCCGATTCTCACATCAGAATGAAACTGCAGAAGCAGGTTATTATAAAGTAAAACTTGATGACCACAATATCCTTGCAGAACTTACTGCAACCACCAGAGTGGGAGTTCACCGTTACACTTTTCCCAAATCTGACCAGGCCCACATTATTCTGGACCTGATGGCCGGAATTTACAATTATGACGGAAAAAATATCTGGACCTATGCACGTGTGGAAAACGGAAATACCATCACCGGCTACAGACAGACCAATGGCTGGGCAAGAACCAGAACCGTTTATTTTGCCATGAAGTTTTCAAAGCCTTTCAAAGCTTACGGGCAAAAAAATTATGACGAAAAGCAGGTATATAAAGGATTCTGGAGAAAATTCGATCAGACAAAAAACTTCCCGGAGATCGCAGGAAAAAACCTGAAAATGTATTTTGATTTTGATACTCAGGAAAATGAAGCCATTGAAGTCAGACTCTCTATTTCTCCCGTCAGCCAGTCCAATGCATTGGAAAACCTGGAAAAGGAAACAGGGAATTTATCTTTTGATCAGGTAAAGGCCCAGACCCAGGAAACCTGGAACAAAGAACTGAATAAAATTATCATCAAAGGTTCCGATACGGAAAAGACCAATTTTTATACGGCCATGTACCATACTTTTATCAATCCTACTACTTATATGGATGTCAACGGGGAGTATAAAGGTCTGGATCAGAATATTCATAAAGCAACAGGTTTTACTCATTATACTACATTTTCCCTGTGGGATACTTACCGTGCCCTTCATCCGCTATTCAATATCATCCAGCCTAAAAGAAACGGTGATATGGTGAAATCTATGATGGCTCATTACAATCAGTTTTCCATGAAAATGTTACCCATCTGGTCTCATTATGCCAACGACAACTGGTGTATGAGCGGCTATCACAGTGTAAGTGTAGTGGCTGACGCTATTATTAAAGGAAATTATAACGGCGATCCCAAAGAAGCCTTGAAAGCCTGTGTAGAAACGGCCAATAAAAGAGACTACGAAGGCATAGGGCAATACATTGACCTAGGATATATTCCCGCTGAGAAAAACGGAACTTCAGTTTCCAATACTCTGGAATATGCTTATGATGACTGGGCTATTGCTCAGCTGGCAAAGCATCTTGGAGAAACAGAAGTGTATAATCAGTTTATCAAACGTTCTGAAAACTGGAAGAATAATTTTGATCCCACCATTGGCTTTATGCGTCCCCGTCTTGCTGATGGAAGTTTCAAAAAAGATTTTGATATACTCAGCACCCATGGCCAGGGGTTTATCGAAGGTAATTCATGGAACTACAGCTTCTTTGTTCCTCAGAATCCGGATGAGCTGATCAAAATGATGGGCGGGAAAAAGAAATTTGCGACAAAGCTGGATGAATTATTTACAATGCATCTTCCGGATGAGTTTTTTGCAGATACTGAAGATATTACAAGGGAAGGAATCATCGGTGGGTACGTCCATGGAAACGAACCGGCACACCATGTTGCCTACCTTTACAACTGGGCAGGACAGCCCTGGAAAACCCAGGCACAGATCCGCCGTATTCTGGAAATGCAGTACAAAGCAACTTCGGACGGATTGGGAGGAAATGACGATGCAGGACAAATGAGCGCCTGGTATATTTTGAGTACACTGGGTTTCTATCCTGTCGCTCCCGGTTCAGAGGACTATTCAATCGGAAGCCCGGCTATTGACCATGCGGTTTTGAATCTGGAAAACGGAAAAGTTTTTGAAATTGAAGCCATCCATCAGAATCCGAAAAATATATATGTTCAGAAAGTTCTCTTGAATGGGAAAGAGATTAAAGATTTTACATTAAAGCATTCTGACATTGTAAAAGGCGGTAAGCTTACATTTTATATGGGAAATAAAGCGAAAAAATAA
- a CDS encoding dihydroorotase, whose product MKILIKNVNIVNEGRIFEGDVLIENDLISKIGSGITEDADRIIDGSGQYLLPGVIDDQVHFREPGLTHKGDIESESRSAIAGGVTSFIDQPNTVPNAVTQDLLADKYEIASQKAYANYGFMMGGTNDNLEEVLKTNPRNVPGIKLFLGSSTGNMLVDNPETLENIFSNTKMLIAVHCEDEATIRANTQKYIDEYGEDIPVKFHHLIRSEEACYKSSSKAIELAQKTGARLHVFHLSTAKEMELFRNDIPLKDKKITAEVCVHHLTFTNEDYETKGGLIKWNPAVKTQKDKDALWEALLDDRIDVIATDHAPHTAEEKNNVYTKCPSGAPLVQHSLVVMLENYKNGKISLEKIVEKMCHNPAILFRVDKRGFVREGYKADLVLVDLNADWTVSKDNLLYKCGWSPLEGTNFHSKVTHTFVNGHLVYDNGKIAEEKFGERLLFEVE is encoded by the coding sequence ATGAAAATCCTTATCAAAAATGTAAACATCGTCAACGAAGGCCGGATCTTTGAAGGTGATGTCTTAATAGAAAATGATTTAATCTCTAAAATAGGTTCCGGTATTACAGAAGATGCAGACCGGATCATTGATGGTTCAGGACAATACCTTCTTCCGGGAGTGATTGATGACCAGGTGCATTTCCGTGAACCGGGCCTGACTCATAAAGGAGATATTGAAAGTGAATCAAGGTCTGCCATTGCAGGTGGAGTAACCAGTTTTATCGATCAGCCCAATACGGTACCTAATGCCGTTACTCAGGATTTGCTGGCGGATAAATATGAGATAGCTTCCCAAAAGGCCTATGCCAATTACGGTTTTATGATGGGAGGTACTAATGATAACCTTGAAGAAGTTTTAAAGACCAATCCAAGAAACGTTCCGGGAATTAAATTGTTCCTTGGCTCTTCCACAGGAAACATGCTGGTAGATAATCCGGAAACACTTGAAAATATTTTCAGCAATACCAAAATGCTTATTGCAGTTCATTGTGAAGATGAGGCAACCATCAGAGCCAATACGCAGAAATACATAGATGAATATGGTGAAGATATTCCGGTAAAATTCCATCACCTGATCAGGAGTGAAGAAGCGTGTTATAAATCTTCATCCAAAGCCATTGAGCTTGCTCAGAAAACCGGAGCAAGACTGCATGTTTTCCATCTTTCAACAGCAAAGGAAATGGAACTTTTCAGAAATGATATTCCTTTAAAAGATAAAAAAATCACTGCTGAGGTTTGTGTTCATCACCTGACCTTTACCAATGAGGATTACGAAACAAAAGGCGGATTGATCAAATGGAATCCTGCCGTGAAAACACAAAAAGATAAAGATGCCCTATGGGAAGCTCTTTTAGATGACAGAATTGATGTTATCGCTACAGATCACGCTCCACATACTGCTGAAGAAAAAAATAATGTCTATACAAAATGTCCGTCAGGAGCACCATTGGTACAGCATTCATTAGTTGTCATGCTTGAAAATTATAAAAACGGTAAAATTTCCCTTGAAAAAATTGTGGAGAAAATGTGCCACAATCCGGCGATCCTTTTCAGAGTGGATAAGAGAGGTTTTGTAAGAGAAGGCTATAAAGCAGATCTTGTGCTGGTAGATTTAAATGCAGACTGGACTGTTTCTAAAGACAATTTACTGTACAAATGCGGATGGAGCCCGCTGGAAGGAACAAACTTCCATTCCAAGGTTACCCATACTTTTGTAAATGGCCATCTGGTATATGATAACGGAAAAATTGCAGAAGAGAAGTTTGGAGAGCGTTTGCTTTTTGAAGTGGAGTAA